The following are encoded together in the Equus quagga isolate Etosha38 chromosome 15, UCLA_HA_Equagga_1.0, whole genome shotgun sequence genome:
- the LOC124226753 gene encoding histone H2A type 1-H, which produces MSGRGKQGGKARAKAKTRSSRAGLQFPVGRVHRLLRKGNYAERVGAGAPVYLAAVLEYLTAEILELAGNAARDNKKTRIIPRHLQLAIRNDEELNKLLGKVTIAQGGVLPNIQAVLLPKKTESHHKAK; this is translated from the coding sequence ATGTCTGGACGAGGCAAGCAGGGAGGCAAAGCTCGCGCCAAGGCCAAGACCCGCTCTTCTCGGGCGGGCCTGCAGTTCCCCGTGGGCCGAGTGCACCGCCTGCTCCGCAAGGGCAACTACGCCGAGCGGGTCGGGGCCGGCGCGCCGGTGTACCTGGCGGCGGTACTGGAGTACCTGACGGCCGAGATCCTGGAGCTGGCGGGCAACGCGGCCCGCGACAACAAGAAGACGCGCATCATCCCGCGCCACCTGCAGCTGGCCATCCGCAATGACGAGGAGCTCAACAAGCTGCTGGGCAAAGTGACCATCGCGCAGGGCGGTGTGCTGCCCAACATCCAGGCCGTGCTGCTGCCCAAGAAGACTGAGAGCCACCACAAAGCCAAATAA
- the LOC124226996 gene encoding histone H2B type 1-K — protein MPEPAKSAPAPKKGSKKAVTKAQKKDGKKRKRSRKESYSVYVYKVLKQVHPDTGISSKAMGIMNSFVNDIFERIAGEASRLAHYNKRSTITSREIQTAVRLLLPGELAKHAVSEGTKAVTKYTSAK, from the coding sequence ATGCCGGAACCAGCTAAATCTGCTCCAGCCCCCAAGAAGGGCTCCAAGAAGGCGGTGACCAAGGCCCAGAAGAAGGACGGCAAGAAGCGCAAGCGCAGCCGCAAGGAGAGCTACTCGGTCTACGTGTACAAGGTGCTGAAGCAGGTCCACCCCGACACCGGCATCTCGTCCAAGGCCATGGGCATCATGAACTCGTTCGTCAACGACATCTTCGAGCGCATCGCGGGCGAGGCGTCGCGCCTGGCGCATTACAACAAGCGCTCGACCATCACCTCCAGGGAGATCCAGACGGCCGTGCgcctgctgctgcctggggagcTGGCCAAGCACGCCGTGTCGGAGGGCACCAAGGCCGTCACCAAGTACACCAGCGCCAAGTAA